Proteins from a genomic interval of Lysobacter arenosi:
- a CDS encoding type IV pilin protein, with the protein MMPSSKNAVLPARTRQRGAPGKAAGFTLIELMIVVLVIAVLMAIAYASYQGVVVKSRRVAAEGCLMQHAQFMERYYTTNFTYVGGAAPACDADVANFYTVGFVADPTRAAFTLQAAPKSNQRDGKCGTLTLDEKGQRGEGGTGSVDDCW; encoded by the coding sequence ATGATGCCGAGCTCCAAGAATGCGGTTCTCCCGGCCCGGACACGCCAGCGCGGCGCGCCCGGAAAGGCGGCGGGTTTCACCCTGATCGAGTTGATGATCGTGGTGCTCGTTATCGCGGTCCTCATGGCCATCGCTTACGCGAGCTACCAGGGGGTGGTGGTCAAGTCGCGCCGCGTCGCGGCCGAAGGCTGCCTGATGCAGCACGCGCAGTTCATGGAGCGCTACTACACGACCAACTTCACTTATGTGGGGGGGGCGGCCCCGGCCTGCGATGCCGATGTCGCGAATTTCTACACCGTGGGCTTCGTAGCGGATCCGACCCGAGCGGCGTTCACGCTGCAGGCTGCGCCCAAGTCAAACCAGCGCGATGGGAAATGCGGCACCCTCACGCTCGACGAGAAGGGGCAGCGGGGTGAAGGCGGTACGGGCTCGGTCGACGACTGCTGGTAA
- a CDS encoding FkbM family methyltransferase, whose translation MEQAARIDIGGRGYTLVSDDDYLAAHGGVFEPDTVKLFRHLASGSNVALDIGANVGCTALLLSQIAKQVHAFEPSPSTHHWLHQNTRQAPNVTTHNLGLGRAAAVSELTFAPNNRSGGFVSDQTKATEGHTVETIQINRLDDVVRAQQIGPVDFIKMDVEGYELEVIKGAPETLWRYRPVIALEMNHWCLNAFHRVSVPDFLDYLTNAFPYVYAVHQGRRMDVREPGHRYDVMRLHILGGQYNGLVCAYDAPRLNSFLAAYQPGLA comes from the coding sequence ATGGAGCAAGCGGCACGGATCGATATTGGCGGACGGGGCTACACCCTCGTCTCCGACGACGACTACCTCGCAGCACATGGAGGGGTGTTTGAGCCTGACACCGTGAAGCTGTTCCGGCACCTTGCCTCCGGCAGTAACGTCGCGTTGGACATCGGTGCCAATGTCGGCTGCACTGCCCTGCTCCTGAGCCAGATCGCCAAGCAGGTCCACGCCTTCGAGCCATCGCCCAGTACGCATCACTGGCTGCACCAGAACACGCGGCAGGCGCCGAACGTGACCACGCATAACCTCGGGCTGGGCCGGGCCGCGGCGGTATCCGAACTGACCTTTGCCCCGAACAACAGATCGGGTGGCTTCGTGTCGGATCAGACCAAGGCCACCGAGGGGCACACGGTCGAGACGATCCAGATCAATCGCCTGGACGACGTGGTGCGAGCCCAGCAGATCGGCCCGGTGGACTTCATCAAGATGGACGTGGAGGGCTACGAACTGGAGGTCATCAAGGGCGCTCCGGAGACGCTATGGCGCTATCGCCCGGTCATAGCGCTGGAGATGAACCACTGGTGCCTCAACGCCTTCCACCGCGTTTCGGTCCCCGACTTCCTCGACTACCTGACCAACGCCTTCCCGTATGTGTACGCGGTCCATCAGGGCCGGCGGATGGACGTGCGCGAACCGGGCCATCGCTACGACGTGATGCGCCTGCACATCCTCGGCGGCCAGTACAACGGGCTGGTGTGCGCTTACGACGCGCCGCGACTGAACTCGTTCCTTGCCGCGTACCAGCCGGGGCTGGCTTAG
- a CDS encoding GspH/FimT family pseudopilin, with translation MQGLTLIELLVAVAILGVTLGLVAPAFRQMTLAVRANGVFHELTASLAMARTHSLMRNAPVVVCPSQDGVTCRHDSVWDQGWIAFTARDGRLVRASSGGRGLVITSNRPRLRFQAGGFSEGSNLTLYVYADADGPLIGVIKVSQAGRIRSERTPMATISSNSP, from the coding sequence ATGCAAGGCCTGACCTTGATCGAACTGCTGGTGGCCGTGGCGATACTGGGGGTGACGCTGGGCCTGGTCGCTCCCGCGTTCAGGCAAATGACCCTGGCGGTCCGGGCCAATGGCGTTTTCCATGAATTGACGGCATCGCTGGCGATGGCGAGAACCCACTCGCTGATGCGAAACGCCCCGGTCGTGGTCTGCCCGAGCCAGGATGGCGTCACCTGCAGGCACGACAGCGTCTGGGACCAGGGATGGATCGCATTCACCGCACGCGACGGCAGGCTTGTGCGTGCTTCGTCCGGCGGACGCGGGCTGGTGATCACAAGCAATCGCCCGCGTCTGCGCTTCCAGGCGGGCGGCTTCAGCGAGGGGAGCAATCTCACCTTGTACGTGTACGCCGACGCGGATGGCCCATTGATTGGTGTCATCAAGGTGAGCCAGGCAGGCCGGATCCGATCGGAACGCACGCCAATGGCCACGATCAGCAGTAATTCCCCCTGA
- the uvrB gene encoding excinuclease ABC subunit UvrB, with protein sequence MNDSLHPAGFQLVSPYEPAGDQPQAIARLVDGFESGLASQTMLGVTGSGKTFTVANIVQSVQKPTLVMAPNKTLAAQLYGEFKAYFPHNAVEYFVSYYDYYQPEAYVPSSDTFIEKDSSVNEHIEQMRLSATKALLERRDTIIVCTVSAIYGLGDPNEYFRMVLHMVRGERIDQRELIRRLTEMQYTRNDTELRRATYRVRGEVVDVHPAESDSEALRIELFDGEIEQLSVFDPLTGETLRRVPRYTIYPGSHYVTTRRTVLDAIETIKDELRMRLEQLYAENKLVEAQRLAQRTQFDLEMLAEVGYCNGIENYSRHLTGHMPDEPPPCLFDYLPPDALLVVDESHVTVPQIGAMYKGDRSRKETLVQFGFRLPSALDNRPLRFEEWEGRSPRAIYVSATPGPYELRKSEGQIVELVVRPTGLVDPEVEIRPVGTQVDDVLGEIRERVAMGDRVLITTLTKRMAENLTEYLGEHGVRVRYLHSDIETVERVEIIRDLRLGKFDVLVGINLLREGLDMPEVSLVAILDADKEGFLRSAGSLIQTIGRAARNLRGKAILYADRITNSMQKAIDETDRRRQKQVEYNLEHGITPKSIAKAIVDVMEGARAEPGETAKGRGKARKVAEDLAEYARLSPSQFAARIKALEQQMYQHARDLEFEEAAAVRDQLRQLKDAGFAA encoded by the coding sequence ATGAACGACAGTCTCCATCCCGCAGGCTTCCAGCTGGTATCGCCCTACGAGCCCGCGGGTGACCAGCCGCAGGCGATCGCGCGCCTGGTGGATGGCTTCGAGAGCGGACTGGCCTCCCAGACCATGCTCGGCGTGACCGGCTCGGGCAAGACCTTCACCGTCGCCAACATCGTCCAGTCGGTGCAGAAGCCGACCCTGGTGATGGCGCCCAACAAGACCCTCGCCGCGCAGCTGTACGGCGAGTTCAAGGCGTACTTCCCGCACAACGCGGTCGAATATTTCGTCAGCTACTACGACTACTACCAGCCCGAAGCCTACGTGCCGTCGAGCGACACCTTCATCGAGAAGGACAGCTCGGTCAACGAGCACATCGAGCAGATGCGCCTGTCGGCGACCAAGGCGCTGCTGGAGCGCCGCGACACGATCATCGTCTGCACGGTGTCGGCCATCTACGGCCTGGGTGATCCCAACGAATACTTCCGCATGGTCCTGCACATGGTCCGTGGCGAGCGCATCGACCAGCGCGAGCTGATCCGCCGCCTGACCGAGATGCAGTACACCCGCAACGACACCGAGCTGCGCCGCGCGACCTATCGCGTTCGCGGCGAGGTCGTCGACGTGCATCCGGCGGAAAGCGATTCCGAGGCGTTGCGGATCGAGTTGTTCGACGGCGAGATCGAGCAGCTCAGCGTGTTCGACCCGCTCACCGGCGAGACCCTGCGCCGCGTGCCGCGCTACACCATCTACCCCGGTTCGCATTACGTCACCACGCGCCGCACCGTGCTCGACGCGATCGAGACGATCAAGGATGAGTTGCGCATGCGCCTGGAGCAGCTCTACGCCGAGAACAAGCTGGTCGAGGCGCAGCGCCTCGCCCAGCGCACCCAGTTCGACCTGGAGATGCTGGCCGAGGTCGGCTACTGCAACGGCATCGAGAACTACTCGCGCCACCTCACCGGGCACATGCCCGACGAGCCGCCGCCGTGCCTGTTCGACTACCTGCCGCCGGACGCGCTGCTGGTGGTCGACGAGTCGCACGTGACCGTTCCGCAGATCGGCGCGATGTACAAGGGCGACCGCTCACGCAAGGAAACCCTGGTGCAGTTCGGTTTCCGCCTGCCGTCGGCGCTCGACAACCGACCGCTGCGCTTCGAGGAATGGGAAGGCCGCTCGCCGCGTGCCATCTATGTCTCCGCTACGCCGGGCCCATACGAGCTGCGCAAGTCCGAAGGCCAGATCGTCGAACTGGTGGTGCGCCCGACCGGCCTGGTCGATCCGGAAGTCGAGATCCGCCCGGTCGGCACGCAGGTCGACGACGTGCTCGGCGAGATCCGCGAGCGCGTCGCCATGGGCGACCGCGTGCTGATCACGACGCTGACCAAGCGCATGGCCGAGAACCTCACCGAGTACCTCGGCGAGCACGGCGTGCGCGTGCGCTACCTGCACTCGGACATCGAGACCGTCGAACGCGTGGAGATCATCCGCGACCTGCGCCTGGGCAAGTTCGACGTGCTGGTCGGCATCAACCTGCTGCGCGAGGGCCTGGACATGCCGGAGGTGTCGCTGGTGGCGATCCTCGATGCCGACAAGGAAGGCTTCCTGCGTTCGGCCGGTTCGCTGATCCAGACCATCGGCCGCGCCGCGCGCAACCTGCGCGGCAAGGCGATCCTTTACGCCGACCGCATCACCAACTCGATGCAGAAGGCGATCGACGAGACCGACCGTCGCCGCCAGAAACAGGTCGAATACAACCTCGAACACGGCATCACGCCCAAGTCGATCGCCAAAGCCATCGTCGATGTCATGGAGGGCGCACGCGCCGAACCGGGCGAGACCGCGAAGGGCAGGGGCAAGGCACGCAAGGTCGCCGAGGACCTGGCCGAGTACGCCCGGCTCAGCCCGAGTCAGTTCGCGGCGCGGATCAAGGCGCTGGAGCAGCAGATGTACCAGCACGCGCGCGATCTGGAGTTCGAGGAAGCCGCGGCGGTGCGCGACCAGTTGCGGCAACTGAAGGACGCAGGCTTCGCTGCCTGA
- the thrS gene encoding threonine--tRNA ligase, with amino-acid sequence MIAITLPDGSRREFEQPVSVGEVAASIGAGLAKAALAGKVDGKLVDSSFRIDHDASLEIVTEKHPDALEVLRHSTAHLLAQAVQRLYPGAQVTIGPVIDNGFYYDFAYERPFTPEDLPAIEAEMQKIVKEALPVSRGVKSRDDAVAFFRGIGEAYKAEIIESIPASEDLSLYSQGEFTDLCRGPHVPSTDKLRAFKLMKVAGAYWRGDSNNQMLSRIYGTAWLNDKDLKAYLTQLEEAEKRDHRKIAKQQDLFHLQEEAPGLIFWHPKGWSIWQVVEQYMRKVYRDSGYQEVRCPQILDVSLWQKSGHWDNYQENMFFTESEKRTYALKPMNCPGHVQVFNHGLHSYRDLPIRYGEFGACHRNEPSGALHGILRVRGFTQDDGHIFCTEDQIEAEVSAFHQQALAVYDVFGFSEIQIKIALRPDKRLGDDATWDKAENALRSALSAAGVQWEELPGEGAFYGPKIEYHLKDAIGRTWQLGTMQVDFMMPGRLGAEYVDESSQRRHPVMLHRAIVGSMERFIGILIEHHAGQFPAWLAPIQAVVMNITDAQGDYVDEVRKTLANQGFRVHADLRNEKIGYKIREHTLQRVPYLLVVGDREKENGQISVRTRGGEDLGTMTVSEFASRLRNEGVQ; translated from the coding sequence ATGATCGCAATCACCCTCCCTGACGGCAGCCGCCGCGAATTCGAACAGCCCGTGTCCGTCGGCGAGGTCGCCGCCTCGATCGGCGCCGGCCTGGCCAAGGCTGCCCTTGCGGGCAAGGTCGACGGCAAGCTCGTCGATTCCAGCTTCCGCATCGACCACGACGCCTCGCTCGAGATCGTCACCGAAAAGCACCCCGACGCCCTCGAAGTGCTGCGCCACTCCACCGCGCACCTGCTGGCGCAGGCCGTGCAGCGCCTGTACCCGGGCGCGCAGGTCACCATCGGCCCGGTCATCGACAACGGCTTCTATTACGACTTCGCCTACGAGCGCCCGTTCACGCCGGAAGACCTGCCGGCGATCGAGGCGGAGATGCAGAAGATCGTCAAGGAAGCCCTGCCGGTCTCGCGTGGCGTGAAGTCGCGTGACGACGCGGTCGCGTTCTTCCGTGGCATCGGCGAGGCCTACAAGGCCGAGATCATCGAATCGATCCCGGCCAGCGAAGACCTCTCGCTGTACAGCCAGGGCGAGTTCACCGACCTGTGCCGCGGCCCGCACGTGCCGTCCACCGACAAGCTGCGCGCCTTCAAGCTGATGAAGGTCGCCGGCGCCTACTGGCGCGGCGATTCCAACAACCAGATGCTCAGCCGCATCTACGGCACCGCCTGGCTCAACGACAAGGACCTCAAGGCCTACCTGACCCAGCTTGAGGAAGCCGAGAAGCGCGACCATCGCAAGATCGCCAAGCAGCAGGACCTGTTCCACCTGCAGGAAGAGGCCCCGGGCCTGATCTTCTGGCACCCCAAGGGCTGGTCGATCTGGCAGGTCGTCGAGCAGTACATGCGCAAGGTCTACCGCGACAGCGGATACCAGGAAGTGCGCTGCCCGCAGATCCTCGACGTGTCGCTGTGGCAGAAGTCCGGCCACTGGGACAACTACCAGGAGAACATGTTCTTCACCGAGTCGGAGAAGCGCACCTACGCGCTCAAGCCGATGAACTGCCCGGGTCACGTGCAGGTGTTCAACCACGGCCTGCACAGCTACCGCGACCTGCCGATCCGCTACGGCGAGTTCGGCGCCTGCCACCGCAACGAGCCCTCCGGCGCGCTGCACGGCATCCTGCGCGTGCGCGGTTTCACCCAGGACGACGGCCACATCTTCTGCACCGAGGACCAGATCGAGGCCGAGGTCAGCGCCTTCCACCAGCAAGCCCTGGCCGTCTACGACGTCTTCGGCTTCAGTGAGATCCAGATCAAGATCGCCCTGCGCCCGGACAAGCGCCTGGGCGACGATGCCACCTGGGACAAGGCCGAGAACGCCCTGCGTTCGGCCCTGAGCGCGGCCGGCGTGCAGTGGGAAGAGCTGCCCGGCGAGGGCGCCTTCTACGGCCCCAAGATCGAATACCACCTCAAGGACGCCATCGGCCGCACCTGGCAGCTGGGCACCATGCAGGTCGATTTCATGATGCCGGGCCGCCTGGGCGCCGAATATGTCGACGAAAGCAGCCAGCGCCGCCACCCGGTGATGCTGCACCGGGCCATTGTCGGCTCGATGGAGCGCTTCATCGGCATCCTGATCGAGCACCATGCCGGCCAGTTCCCGGCCTGGCTGGCCCCGATCCAGGCGGTGGTCATGAACATCACCGATGCCCAGGGCGATTACGTGGACGAAGTCCGGAAAACCCTTGCAAATCAAGGATTCCGGGTCCACGCCGATTTGCGCAACGAAAAGATCGGCTATAAGATTCGCGAGCATACCCTGCAGCGCGTGCCCTACCTGCTCGTGGTCGGAGACCGTGAGAAGGAAAACGGCCAGATTTCTGTGCGCACGCGGGGAGGGGAGGACCTCGGGACGATGACCGTCTCCGAATTCGCCTCGCGTTTGCGCAATGAGGGCGTTCAATAA
- the infC gene encoding translation initiation factor IF-3: protein MSTPEKPNRKNQEIRVPRVRVIGSDGEMIGVLTRDEALRMAEDEGLDLVEIQPNADPPVCKVMDFGKFRFEQQKKANEAKKKTKQVEIKELKFRPVTDEGDYQIKLRNMRRFLEEGDKVKVNIRFRGREMSHQELGREMAARIEADLGEDIVIESRPRLEGRQMVMMIAPKKKV, encoded by the coding sequence ATCAGTACCCCCGAAAAGCCGAATCGCAAGAACCAGGAAATCCGCGTCCCGCGCGTGCGCGTGATTGGTAGTGATGGCGAGATGATCGGCGTGCTTACGCGCGACGAAGCGCTGCGCATGGCAGAAGACGAAGGCCTCGACCTCGTCGAAATCCAGCCCAACGCTGATCCGCCGGTCTGCAAGGTCATGGACTTCGGCAAGTTCCGCTTCGAGCAGCAGAAGAAGGCCAACGAGGCGAAGAAGAAGACCAAGCAGGTCGAGATCAAGGAACTCAAGTTCCGTCCGGTGACCGACGAAGGCGACTACCAGATCAAGCTGCGCAACATGCGCCGCTTCCTGGAAGAGGGCGACAAGGTCAAGGTCAACATCCGCTTCCGTGGCCGAGAGATGAGCCACCAGGAACTCGGCCGCGAGATGGCCGCGCGGATCGAGGCCGACCTGGGCGAGGACATCGTGATCGAGTCGCGCCCGCGCCTGGAAGGCCGGCAGATGGTCATGATGATCGCGCCGAAGAAGAAGGTCTGA
- the rpmI gene encoding 50S ribosomal protein L35, whose protein sequence is MPKIKTNRAAAKRFRKTASGKYKCGHANKSHILTKKATKRKRNLRQTNHVRAEDAGRLDRMLPYL, encoded by the coding sequence ATGCCCAAGATCAAGACCAATCGGGCGGCAGCCAAGCGCTTCCGGAAGACTGCTTCCGGCAAGTACAAGTGCGGCCACGCCAACAAGAGCCACATCCTCACCAAGAAGGCGACCAAGCGGAAGCGCAACCTGCGGCAGACGAACCATGTTCGTGCCGAGGACGCGGGCCGTCTGGACCGCATGCTGCCTTATCTCTGA
- the rplT gene encoding 50S ribosomal protein L20 yields the protein MARVKRGVTARRRHKKILKQAKGYYHARRKVFRVAKQAVTKALQYAYIGRKQKKRHFRSLWITRINAAARINGMSYSRFINGLLKAGITLDRKVLADIAVHDAQGFAALAEKAKSALAA from the coding sequence ATGGCACGAGTTAAGCGTGGTGTTACGGCGCGCCGCCGTCACAAGAAAATCCTGAAGCAGGCCAAGGGCTACTATCACGCCCGTCGCAAGGTCTTCCGCGTCGCCAAGCAGGCGGTGACGAAGGCCCTGCAGTACGCCTACATCGGTCGTAAGCAGAAGAAGCGTCATTTCCGTTCGCTGTGGATCACCCGCATCAATGCGGCTGCCCGCATCAACGGCATGAGCTACAGCCGTTTCATCAACGGCCTGCTGAAGGCTGGCATCACCCTCGACCGTAAGGTGCTGGCGGACATCGCCGTGCACGACGCGCAGGGTTTTGCAGCGCTGGCAGAGAAGGCGAAGAGCGCGCTCGCGGCGTAA
- the pheS gene encoding phenylalanine--tRNA ligase subunit alpha, which yields MSGIESLTQQALGEIAAADTPDAVEALRVALLGKQGSVTAQLKQLGALPADQRKSAGEAINRARDALTDALGERKRVLDDAALDSRLASESIDVTLPGIDAGRGGLHPVSRTMERIAEIFGRLGFELSNGPEIEDDWHNFEALNFPPHHPARAMHDTFYFGDGRLLRTHTSGVQVRYMQDTRPPLRMIALGKVYRSDSDQTHTPMFHQCEGLLVDEHASFADLKGTLAEFVRAFFERDFEMRFRPSYFPFTEPSAEVDIAWQQPDGSTRWLEVLGCGMVHPNVLRNVGIDPEKYTGYAFGLGVERFAMLRYGVDDLRSFFDNDVRFLKQFA from the coding sequence ATGAGTGGAATCGAATCACTGACGCAGCAGGCGCTTGGCGAGATCGCCGCCGCCGACACGCCCGACGCCGTCGAGGCGTTGCGCGTCGCGCTGCTGGGCAAGCAGGGCAGCGTCACCGCGCAGCTCAAGCAGCTGGGCGCATTGCCCGCCGACCAGCGCAAGAGCGCCGGCGAGGCCATCAATCGCGCGCGTGACGCGCTGACCGACGCACTGGGCGAGCGCAAGCGCGTGCTCGACGATGCCGCGCTGGATTCGCGCCTGGCCTCCGAGAGCATCGACGTCACCCTGCCGGGCATCGACGCCGGCCGCGGTGGCCTGCATCCGGTCAGCCGCACCATGGAGCGCATCGCCGAGATCTTCGGTCGCCTGGGCTTCGAGCTCAGCAATGGCCCGGAGATCGAGGACGACTGGCACAACTTCGAGGCCCTGAACTTCCCGCCGCACCACCCGGCGCGGGCCATGCACGACACCTTCTACTTCGGCGACGGCCGCCTGCTGCGCACGCATACCTCCGGTGTGCAGGTGCGCTACATGCAGGACACCCGCCCGCCGCTGCGCATGATCGCGCTGGGCAAGGTCTACCGCAGCGACAGCGACCAGACCCACACGCCGATGTTCCACCAGTGCGAAGGCCTGCTCGTCGACGAGCACGCCAGCTTCGCCGACCTCAAGGGCACGCTGGCCGAGTTTGTGCGCGCGTTCTTCGAGCGCGACTTCGAGATGCGCTTCCGCCCGAGCTATTTCCCCTTCACCGAGCCGTCCGCTGAAGTCGACATCGCCTGGCAGCAGCCCGACGGTTCGACCCGCTGGCTGGAAGTGCTCGGCTGCGGCATGGTCCACCCGAACGTGCTGCGCAACGTCGGCATCGATCCGGAGAAGTACACCGGCTATGCCTTCGGCCTGGGCGTGGAGCGCTTCGCGATGCTGCGTTACGGCGTCGATGACCTGCGCAGCTTCTTCGACAACGACGTGCGCTTCCTGAAGCAGTTCGCTTGA
- the pheT gene encoding phenylalanine--tRNA ligase subunit beta translates to MKFSENWLRQHVPTTATRDELAATLTAIGLEVEEVTALGESLDGVVVGHIVSAEKHPEADRLQVCQVDTGNGTVQIVCGAPNARPGLKAPLAMVGANLPGGIAIKAAKLRGVESSGMLCSAKELGVDPDASGLLELPVDAPVGAPLAQYLGLPDASIEIKLTPNRADCFSVRGIAYDVAAALASEVHDFDATPVVAQSDATMVVELQAGARVPRFVGRVIDNVDATVATPAWMAERLRRSGVRPISFLVDVTQYVMLELGQPMHAFDKATLEGAVVVRPARAGEELKLLDGRTVALDEEFLVVADSRGGNGARAVALGGIMGGFDTRVTDATRSVFLEAAHWVPSAIIGRSRKLGMHTDAGHRFERGVDPELPRIAVEYATKLILDIAGGVTGPIIEAVLPEHLQPSQPITLRRARLARVLGLQVADAEVERILRALGLSVENLADGWRVIPPSRRFDLAIEEDLIEEIARIHGYDSIPTTLPSGAARLVAPSETRVEDASARRQMASRDYLEAVNYAFVEADLLARWGKADGAVPLANPLSAELGVMRTALLPGLVAALARNTVRQQPRVRLFELGNVFSANGSDAPRETPRIAAAICGEATAEQWATTARPAGFHDLRGDLDSLAALAGANLEYRPSQPSWAHPGRSADVYRDGVQLGWIGQLHPRLQRSLDIDVDVVAFELDLEPLFRRAVAKAGALSKYPSVRRDLAFVVAESVTTWGALSAAVRRAAGTALRDLVLFDKYQGKGVEPGFKSLAMGLILQDESRTLTDRDVDATVASVTDALQREHGAVIRG, encoded by the coding sequence ATGAAATTCTCCGAAAACTGGCTGCGACAGCATGTGCCGACCACCGCGACGCGCGACGAACTCGCCGCGACGCTGACCGCGATCGGCCTGGAAGTCGAGGAAGTGACCGCGCTGGGCGAATCGCTCGACGGCGTCGTCGTCGGCCACATCGTCAGCGCCGAAAAGCATCCCGAAGCCGACCGCCTGCAGGTCTGCCAGGTCGACACCGGCAATGGCACCGTGCAGATCGTCTGCGGCGCGCCCAATGCGCGCCCGGGCCTGAAGGCACCGCTGGCGATGGTCGGCGCGAACCTGCCCGGCGGCATCGCGATCAAGGCCGCCAAGCTGCGCGGCGTCGAGTCGTCGGGAATGCTGTGCTCGGCCAAGGAACTGGGCGTCGATCCCGACGCATCGGGCCTGCTCGAGTTGCCGGTCGATGCGCCGGTGGGCGCGCCGCTCGCGCAGTACCTCGGCCTTCCCGATGCCAGCATCGAGATCAAGCTCACGCCCAACCGCGCCGACTGCTTCAGCGTCCGTGGAATCGCCTACGACGTGGCCGCGGCACTGGCCAGCGAAGTGCATGACTTCGACGCCACGCCGGTGGTGGCACAGAGCGATGCGACGATGGTCGTCGAACTGCAGGCCGGCGCCCGCGTGCCGCGCTTCGTCGGCCGCGTCATCGACAACGTCGACGCCACGGTGGCGACGCCGGCATGGATGGCCGAACGCCTGCGCCGCAGCGGCGTGCGTCCGATCAGCTTCCTCGTCGACGTCACCCAGTACGTGATGCTCGAACTCGGGCAGCCGATGCACGCCTTCGACAAGGCGACGCTGGAAGGCGCCGTAGTCGTTCGCCCGGCACGCGCGGGCGAGGAACTCAAACTGCTCGACGGCCGCACGGTCGCGCTCGACGAGGAGTTCCTCGTCGTCGCCGACAGCCGTGGCGGCAATGGCGCACGCGCAGTTGCGCTCGGCGGAATCATGGGCGGGTTCGACACCCGCGTGACCGATGCCACCCGCAGCGTCTTCCTTGAAGCCGCGCACTGGGTGCCGTCGGCGATCATCGGCCGCAGCCGCAAGCTCGGCATGCACACCGATGCCGGCCACCGCTTCGAGCGTGGCGTCGATCCGGAGCTGCCGCGCATCGCCGTCGAGTACGCGACGAAGCTGATCCTCGACATCGCCGGCGGTGTCACCGGCCCGATCATCGAAGCCGTATTGCCCGAACACCTGCAGCCGTCGCAGCCGATCACGCTGCGACGCGCGCGCCTGGCGCGCGTGCTGGGCCTGCAGGTCGCCGATGCCGAAGTCGAGCGCATCCTGCGCGCGCTCGGCCTGTCGGTGGAGAACCTTGCTGACGGTTGGCGCGTGATCCCGCCGAGCCGCCGCTTCGACCTGGCGATCGAGGAAGACCTGATCGAGGAAATCGCGCGCATCCACGGCTACGACTCGATCCCCACGACGCTGCCGAGCGGCGCCGCGCGCCTGGTCGCGCCGAGCGAAACCCGCGTCGAGGACGCCAGCGCCCGCCGCCAGATGGCCTCGCGCGACTACCTGGAAGCGGTCAACTACGCCTTCGTCGAAGCCGACCTGCTGGCCCGGTGGGGCAAGGCCGACGGTGCCGTGCCACTGGCCAACCCGCTCAGCGCCGAGCTGGGCGTGATGCGCACGGCCCTGCTGCCCGGCCTGGTCGCCGCGCTGGCGCGCAACACCGTGCGCCAGCAGCCGCGCGTGCGCCTGTTCGAGCTGGGCAATGTCTTCAGCGCAAATGGAAGCGATGCACCGCGCGAGACCCCGCGCATTGCCGCCGCTATCTGCGGCGAGGCGACCGCCGAGCAGTGGGCGACGACCGCCCGTCCGGCCGGTTTCCACGACCTCCGGGGCGACCTGGACAGCCTGGCTGCCCTGGCCGGTGCCAACCTCGAATACCGCCCGTCGCAGCCCTCCTGGGCGCACCCGGGCCGTTCCGCCGACGTCTACCGCGACGGTGTCCAGCTGGGCTGGATCGGCCAGCTGCACCCCCGCCTGCAGCGCTCATTGGACATCGATGTCGACGTGGTGGCCTTCGAGCTCGATCTGGAGCCGCTGTTCAGGCGCGCGGTGGCCAAGGCCGGCGCGCTGTCGAAGTACCCGTCGGTGCGCCGCGACCTGGCGTTCGTCGTGGCTGAATCGGTCACCACCTGGGGTGCCTTGTCGGCCGCCGTTCGTCGGGCTGCGGGAACCGCTCTTCGCGATCTGGTCCTGTTCGACAAATACCAGGGCAAGGGCGTGGAACCGGGTTTCAAAAGTCTTGCTATGGGCTTGATTCTGCAGGATGAATCGCGCACGCTCACTGACCGTGACGTGGACGCAACGGTGGCTTCGGTGACCGATGCCCTGCAGCGCGAACACGGTGCGGTGATCCGGGGCTGA
- a CDS encoding integration host factor subunit alpha: MALTKAEMAERLFDEVGLNKREAKEFVDSFFDALREALEQGRQVKLSGFGNFDLRRKNQRPGRNPKTGEEIPISARTVVTFRPGQKLKERVEAYSGVEQAGVKHA; this comes from the coding sequence ATGGCACTGACCAAAGCTGAGATGGCCGAGCGCCTGTTCGACGAAGTCGGGCTGAACAAGCGCGAGGCCAAGGAATTCGTTGATTCCTTCTTCGACGCCCTTCGCGAGGCGCTGGAGCAGGGCCGCCAGGTGAAGCTGTCGGGTTTCGGCAACTTCGACCTGCGCCGCAAGAACCAGCGGCCGGGTCGCAACCCGAAGACCGGCGAGGAGATTCCGATCTCCGCGCGCACCGTGGTGACCTTCCGTCCCGGACAGAAGCTCAAGGAACGCGTGGAAGCGTATAGCGGCGTTGAACAGGCAGGAGTGAAGCATGCTTGA